One segment of Fusarium oxysporum f. sp. lycopersici 4287 chromosome 7, whole genome shotgun sequence DNA contains the following:
- a CDS encoding ribonucleoprotein-associated protein, whose translation MSESAAWPLADQKLEQELLDLVQSSQHARQLKKGANEATKTLNRGVSELVILAADTQPLAILLHLPLLCEDKNVPYVYVSSKMHLGRACGVSRAVIAASITSNDASELAGQIRAMRDKVERLAI comes from the exons ATGTCTGAGAGTGCTG CCTGGCCCCTTGCCGATCAGAAGCTCGAGCAGGAGCTTCTCGATCTCGTTCAATCTTCTCAGC ATGCCCgccagctgaagaagggAGCTAACGAAgccaccaagaccctgaacCGTGGTGTCTCTGAGCTCGTCATCCTCGCTGCTGACACTCAGCCCCTCGCCATTCTCCTCcaccttcctcttctctgcGAGGACAAGAACG TTCCCTACGTTTACGTTAGCAGCAAGATGCACCTCGGCCGTGCCTGTGGTGTCAGCCGTGCTGTCATCGCCGccagcatcaccagcaaCGACGCCAGCGAGCTCGCCGGCCAGATCCGAGCCATGCGCGACAAGGTTGAGCGCCTCGCTATCTAA
- a CDS encoding V-type proton ATPase proteolipid subunit: protein MVSELCPVYSPFFGAMGCTCAIVFTCLGASYGTAKSGVGIAAMGVLRPDLIVKNIVPVIMAGIIGIYGLVVSVLISDGLKQDLPLFTSFIQFGAGLSVGLAGLAAGFAIGIVGDAGVRGTAQQPRLFVGMILILIFAEVLGLYGLIVALLMNSKANVDAVC, encoded by the exons ATGGTTAGCGAACTTTG CCCCGTTTACTCG CCCTTCTTTGGTGCTATGGGCTGCACCTGCGCCATTGTCTTCACCTGCCTTGGCGCCTCGTACGGTACCGCCAAGTCGGGTGTCGGTATCGCTGCCATGGGTGTCCTCCGCCCCGACTTGATCGTCAAGA ACATTGTTCCCGTCATTATGGCCGGTATCATTGGTATCTACGGCCTCGTCGTTTCTGTCCTTATCTCCGATGGCTTAAAGCAGGACCTTCCTCTGTTCACTAGTTTCATTCAATTCGGTGCTGGTCTCTCCGTCGGACTTGCTGGTCTCGCTGCCGGTTTCGCCATTGgtattgttggtgatgctggTGTTCGAGGAACTGCCCAGCAGCCCCGTCTCTTCGTCGGCATGATTCTTATTCTCATTTTCGCTGAAGTCTTGG GTCTCTACGGTCTCATCGTTGCCCTCCTCATGAACTCCAAGGCCAATGTTGATGCTGTATGCTAA
- a CDS encoding delta24(24(1))-sterol reductase — MSSRYSLRQTPRKKELFEGMVETPIRRSRSNRRQTSQPLSDVETESNSAAEAISRPTRRRTARFTEELDEDTDSDNMGAVNRASNGKTNGHANGHSNGDVTNGHATNGHATSNDVSGAAPINSVMEKTEGVPQDPNVVDGWRPGQDPKIDYSGEFEFGGSLGTAAMMILFPILMWYMWIGATYYDGKFPSRAEGQSWGEFAAHLVNLVYTGAFPRLQVWAWYWSYLIVEGAFYCLLPGVWGYGKPLPHEGGKQLPYYCSAYWSLYTTLACLAFLHFSGIWPLYTAIDEFGPLLSVAILSGFLVSFVAYFSALWRGKQHRMTGYPIYDFFMGAELNPRLFGILDFKMFFEVRMPWYILLILSLGAATRQYEQYGYVSGEVWFLVMAHFLYANACAKGEELIITTWDMYYEKWGFMLIFWNLAGVPLSYCHCTIYLANHHPDVYRWNRGILAAMFAGYLFWYWVWDSCNSQKNRFRAMEKGKLVLRKTFPQVPWQTIHNPKTIVTPQGTILVDGWYGLARKIHYTADVWFAVSWGLITGFESPFPWFYPLFFCGMIAHRAARDITRCRRKYGDAWLEYERRVPYLFIPYVI; from the exons ATGTCTTCAAGATATTCACTACGCCAAACTCCCAG GAAGAAGGAACTCTTCGAGGGCATGGTTGAGACCCCTATTCGTCGCTCACGTTCAAATCGCCGCCAGACTTCCCAACCTCTCTCAGACGTCGAAACCGAGTCAAACTCTGCCGCTGAGGCTATCTCGCGACCTACTCGCCGACGCACCGCTAGGTTCACCGAAGAGCTCGACGAGGACACAGATTCCGACAACATGGGAGCTGTCAACAGAGCCTCCAATGGCAAGACCAACGGCCATGCCAATGGCCATTCAAACGGTGATGTCACCAATGGACACGCCACCAACGGTCATGCTACATCCAACGATGTTTCTGGCGCTGCACCAATCAATTCAGTTATGGAGAAGACCGAGGGCGTGCCTCAAGACCCCAATGTGGTTGATGGCTGGAGGCCTGGCCAGGATCCCAAGATTGACTACTCTGGAGAGTTCGAGTTTGGTGGTTCTTTGGGCACCGCTGCCATGATGATACTCTTCCCTATACTCATGTGGTATATGTGGATTGGCGCCACTTACTACGATGGCAAGTTTCCCTCCCGTGCCGAGGGTCAGTCCTGGGGTGAGTTTGCCGCTCACCTCGTCAATCTGGTCTACACTGGTGCATTCCCCCGCCTCCAGGTCTGGGCCTGGTACTGGTCTTATCTCATTGTTGAGGGTGCCTTTTACTGCCTCCTCCCCGGTGTCTGGGGCTATGGcaagcctcttcctcatgaGGGCGGCAAGCAGCTTCCCTACTACTGCAGCGCCTACTGGAGTCTTTACACCACTCTTGcttgccttgcctttctGCATTTCTCTGGTATCTGGCCTCTGTACACTGCCATTGATGAGTTCGGTCCTCTTCTGTCTGTTGCTATCCTCAGTGGCTTCCTTGTCAGCTTTGTGGCCTATTTCTCTGCTCTTTGGCGTGGCAAGCAGCACCGTATGACGGGCTACCCCATCTATGATTTTTTCATGGGCGCCGAGTTGAACCCCCGCTTGTTTGGCATTCTCGACTTCAAGATGTTCTTCGAGGTTCGCATGCCTTGGTACATCCTGCTCATCCTCAGTCTTGGCGCCGCCACTCGTCAATATGAGCAGTACGGCTACGTCTCTGGTGAGGTTTGGTTTCTCGTCATGGCTCACTTCCTCTACGCCAACGCCTGTGCCAAGGGAGAGgagctcatcatcaccacctgGGATATGTACTATGAGAAGTGGGGTTTCATGCTCATCTTCTGGAACCTCGCTGGTGTTCCTCTCTCTTACTGCCACTGCACTATCTATCTAGCTAACCACCACCCTGATGTGTACCGCTGGAACCGCGGCATTCTCGCCGCCATGTTCGCTGGATACCTCTTCTGGTACTGGGTCTGGGATAGCTGCAACAGCCAGAAGAATCGCTTCCGCGCTATGGAGAAGGGCAAGTTGGTCCTACGCAAAACCTTCCCTCAGGTCCCCTGGCAGACCATCCACAACCCCAAGACTATTGTTACCCCTCAGGGAACTATCCTGGTTGACGGTTGGTATGGTCTTGCCCGCAAGATTCACTACACTGCCGATGTGTGGTTCGCTGTTTCTTGGGGTCTGATTACAGGCTTCGAGAGCCCTTTCCCCTGGTTCTATCCACTCTTCTTCTGCGGTATGATCGCTCACCGTGCTGCTCGAGATATCACCCGTTGCCGTCGCAAGTACGGCGACGCTTGGCTCGAGTATGAGCGACGTGTACCTTACCTCTTCATTCCT TACGTCATTTAA
- a CDS encoding delta24(24(1))-sterol reductase, translating into MVETPIRRSRSNRRQTSQPLSDVETESNSAAEAISRPTRRRTARFTEELDEDTDSDNMGAVNRASNGKTNGHANGHSNGDVTNGHATNGHATSNDVSGAAPINSVMEKTEGVPQDPNVVDGWRPGQDPKIDYSGEFEFGGSLGTAAMMILFPILMWYMWIGATYYDGKFPSRAEGQSWGEFAAHLVNLVYTGAFPRLQVWAWYWSYLIVEGAFYCLLPGVWGYGKPLPHEGGKQLPYYCSAYWSLYTTLACLAFLHFSGIWPLYTAIDEFGPLLSVAILSGFLVSFVAYFSALWRGKQHRMTGYPIYDFFMGAELNPRLFGILDFKMFFEVRMPWYILLILSLGAATRQYEQYGYVSGEVWFLVMAHFLYANACAKGEELIITTWDMYYEKWGFMLIFWNLAGVPLSYCHCTIYLANHHPDVYRWNRGILAAMFAGYLFWYWVWDSCNSQKNRFRAMEKGKLVLRKTFPQVPWQTIHNPKTIVTPQGTILVDGWYGLARKIHYTADVWFAVSWGLITGFESPFPWFYPLFFCGMIAHRAARDITRCRRKYGDAWLEYERRVPYLFIPYVI; encoded by the exons ATGGTTGAGACCCCTATTCGTCGCTCACGTTCAAATCGCCGCCAGACTTCCCAACCTCTCTCAGACGTCGAAACCGAGTCAAACTCTGCCGCTGAGGCTATCTCGCGACCTACTCGCCGACGCACCGCTAGGTTCACCGAAGAGCTCGACGAGGACACAGATTCCGACAACATGGGAGCTGTCAACAGAGCCTCCAATGGCAAGACCAACGGCCATGCCAATGGCCATTCAAACGGTGATGTCACCAATGGACACGCCACCAACGGTCATGCTACATCCAACGATGTTTCTGGCGCTGCACCAATCAATTCAGTTATGGAGAAGACCGAGGGCGTGCCTCAAGACCCCAATGTGGTTGATGGCTGGAGGCCTGGCCAGGATCCCAAGATTGACTACTCTGGAGAGTTCGAGTTTGGTGGTTCTTTGGGCACCGCTGCCATGATGATACTCTTCCCTATACTCATGTGGTATATGTGGATTGGCGCCACTTACTACGATGGCAAGTTTCCCTCCCGTGCCGAGGGTCAGTCCTGGGGTGAGTTTGCCGCTCACCTCGTCAATCTGGTCTACACTGGTGCATTCCCCCGCCTCCAGGTCTGGGCCTGGTACTGGTCTTATCTCATTGTTGAGGGTGCCTTTTACTGCCTCCTCCCCGGTGTCTGGGGCTATGGcaagcctcttcctcatgaGGGCGGCAAGCAGCTTCCCTACTACTGCAGCGCCTACTGGAGTCTTTACACCACTCTTGcttgccttgcctttctGCATTTCTCTGGTATCTGGCCTCTGTACACTGCCATTGATGAGTTCGGTCCTCTTCTGTCTGTTGCTATCCTCAGTGGCTTCCTTGTCAGCTTTGTGGCCTATTTCTCTGCTCTTTGGCGTGGCAAGCAGCACCGTATGACGGGCTACCCCATCTATGATTTTTTCATGGGCGCCGAGTTGAACCCCCGCTTGTTTGGCATTCTCGACTTCAAGATGTTCTTCGAGGTTCGCATGCCTTGGTACATCCTGCTCATCCTCAGTCTTGGCGCCGCCACTCGTCAATATGAGCAGTACGGCTACGTCTCTGGTGAGGTTTGGTTTCTCGTCATGGCTCACTTCCTCTACGCCAACGCCTGTGCCAAGGGAGAGgagctcatcatcaccacctgGGATATGTACTATGAGAAGTGGGGTTTCATGCTCATCTTCTGGAACCTCGCTGGTGTTCCTCTCTCTTACTGCCACTGCACTATCTATCTAGCTAACCACCACCCTGATGTGTACCGCTGGAACCGCGGCATTCTCGCCGCCATGTTCGCTGGATACCTCTTCTGGTACTGGGTCTGGGATAGCTGCAACAGCCAGAAGAATCGCTTCCGCGCTATGGAGAAGGGCAAGTTGGTCCTACGCAAAACCTTCCCTCAGGTCCCCTGGCAGACCATCCACAACCCCAAGACTATTGTTACCCCTCAGGGAACTATCCTGGTTGACGGTTGGTATGGTCTTGCCCGCAAGATTCACTACACTGCCGATGTGTGGTTCGCTGTTTCTTGGGGTCTGATTACAGGCTTCGAGAGCCCTTTCCCCTGGTTCTATCCACTCTTCTTCTGCGGTATGATCGCTCACCGTGCTGCTCGAGATATCACCCGTTGCCGTCGCAAGTACGGCGACGCTTGGCTCGAGTATGAGCGACGTGTACCTTACCTCTTCATTCCT TACGTCATTTAA
- a CDS encoding cysteine desulfurase, with translation MSSNIASCALRSAGRVGLSPAFRVTVAPLRGMARAAVVARRTSQRGYVSETKRDNAQVETAIKLDKKAFADIPPPDTPSNASVSPMAEVLKQAAVMEEGQRPIYLDMQATTPVDPRVLDAMMPFYVGVYGNPHSRTHAYGWESEKAVEDAREHVAKLIGADSKEIIFTSGATESNNMSIKGVARFFGRSGKKKHIITTQTEHKCVLDSCRHLQDEGFEVTYLPVQNNGLIRMEDLEAAIRPETALVSIMTVNNEIGVIQPIEQIGKLCRSKKIFFHTDAAQAVGKIPLDVNAMNIDLMSISSHKIYGPKGIGACYVRRRPRVRLDPLITGGGQERGLRSGTLAPSLVAGFGEACRIAKEEMAYDTKRIKYLSDRLLNGLLSMEHTTQNGAADSFYPGCVNVSFAYVEGESLLMALKDIALSSGSACTSASLEPSYVLRALGNSDESAHSSIRFGIGRFTTEAEIDYVLKAVQERVTFLRELSPLWELVQEGIDLNTIQWSQH, from the exons ATGTCTTCCAATATCGCTTCATGCGCCCTGCGCTCGGCGGGCCGAGTTGGCTTGAGCCCAGCCTTTCGCGTCACTGTAGCTCCTCTGCGAGGTATGGCTCGCGCAGCTGTCGTGGCGAGGCGCACATCACAACGTGGATATGTATCCGAGACCAAGAGGGACAACGCTCAGGTTGAGACGGCTATCAAGCTCGATAAGAAGGCCTTTGCTGACATCCCTCCTCCTGATACTCCCTCCAATGCTAGCGTTAGCCCAATGGCTG AAGTCCTGAAGCAAGCAGCAGTTATGGAAGAGGGCCAGCGTCCCATCTACCTCGACATGCAGGCCACAACACCCGTCGATCCTCGAGTTCTCGATGCAATGATGCCATTCTATGTTGGCGTCTACGGCAACCCCCATTCGCGGACACATGCTTATGGCTGGGAGAGTGAGAAGGCCGTAGAAGATGCGCGTGAGCACGTCGCCAAGCTTATTGGTGCTGACTCCAAGgagatcatcttcaccagCGGTGCCACCGAGAGTAATAACATGAGTATCAAGGGTGTCGCTCGCTTCTTTGGTCGAtctggcaagaagaagcacaTCATCACAACACAGACTGAGCACAAGTGCGTGCTCGACAGCTGCCGCCATCTCCAGGATGAGGGCTTCGAGGTCACATATCTCCCTGTTCAGAACAACGGTCTCATCCGAATGGAGGACCTGGAGGCCGCTATTCGACCCGAGACTGCCCTCGTCAGTATCATGACTGTCAACAACGAGATTGGTGTGATTCAGCCTATTGAGCAAATCGGCAAGCTGTGCCGATCGAAGaagatcttcttccataCTGACGCTGCCCAAGCTGTGGGCAAGATTCCCCTCGATGTCAACGCCATGAATATTGACTTGATGTCAATTTCTTCACATAAAATTTATGGTCCCAAGGGTATTGGTGCCTGTTATGTCCGAAGGCGACCTAGGGTCAGACTGGACCCTCTTATTACCGGCGGTGGTCAGGAACGAGGTCTCCGAAGTGGAACTCTTGCTCCCTCCCTCGTTGCCGGCTTTGGCGAGGCTTGTCGCATTgccaaggaggagatggCA TACGACACCAAGCGCATTAAGTATCTCTCAGATCGCCTGCTCAACGGCCTTTTGTCTATGGAGCACACGACACAGAACGGCGCTGCCGACTCCTTCTACCCCGGTTGCGTCAACGTTTCCTTTGCTTATGTCGAGGGAGAGTCTCTCCTGATGGCTCTTAAGGATATTGCCCTGTCTTCGGGCAGTGCTTGTACCTCGGCCTCACTGGAGCCTAGCTACGTTCTACGTGCGCTTGGCAACAGTGATGAGAGCGCTCACAGCAGTATCCGATTCGGTATCGGCCGCTTTACCACTGAAGCGGAGATTGACTATGTCCTCAAGGCGGTGCAGGAGCGTGTCACTTTCCTCCGAGAGCTAAGCCCTCTGTGGGAGCTCGTCCAGGAGGGCATCGACCTGAACACCATTCAGTGGAGCCAGCACTAA
- a CDS encoding cysteine desulfurase, whose protein sequence is MSSNIASCALRSAGRVGLSPAFRVTVAPLRGMARAAVVARRTSQRGYVSETKRDNAQVETAIKLDKKAFADIPPPDTPSNASVSPMAEVLKQAAVMEEGQRPIYLDMQATTPVDPRVLDAMMPFYVGVYGNPHSRTHAYGWESEKAVEDAREHVAKLIGADSKEIIFTSGATESNNMSIKGVARFFGRSGKKKHIITTQTEHKCVLDSCRHLQDEGFEVTYLPVQNNGLIRMEDLEAAIRPETALVSIMTVNNEIGVIQPIEQIGKLCRSKKIFFHTDAAQAVGKIPLDVNAMNIDLMSISSHKIYGPKGIGACYVRRRPRVRLDPLITGGGQERGLRSGTLAPSLVAGFGEACRIAKEEMAVSTHNFLKPLSVHMMSCSTHAWLSEWPVTRPAVLIEASV, encoded by the exons ATGTCTTCCAATATCGCTTCATGCGCCCTGCGCTCGGCGGGCCGAGTTGGCTTGAGCCCAGCCTTTCGCGTCACTGTAGCTCCTCTGCGAGGTATGGCTCGCGCAGCTGTCGTGGCGAGGCGCACATCACAACGTGGATATGTATCCGAGACCAAGAGGGACAACGCTCAGGTTGAGACGGCTATCAAGCTCGATAAGAAGGCCTTTGCTGACATCCCTCCTCCTGATACTCCCTCCAATGCTAGCGTTAGCCCAATGGCTG AAGTCCTGAAGCAAGCAGCAGTTATGGAAGAGGGCCAGCGTCCCATCTACCTCGACATGCAGGCCACAACACCCGTCGATCCTCGAGTTCTCGATGCAATGATGCCATTCTATGTTGGCGTCTACGGCAACCCCCATTCGCGGACACATGCTTATGGCTGGGAGAGTGAGAAGGCCGTAGAAGATGCGCGTGAGCACGTCGCCAAGCTTATTGGTGCTGACTCCAAGgagatcatcttcaccagCGGTGCCACCGAGAGTAATAACATGAGTATCAAGGGTGTCGCTCGCTTCTTTGGTCGAtctggcaagaagaagcacaTCATCACAACACAGACTGAGCACAAGTGCGTGCTCGACAGCTGCCGCCATCTCCAGGATGAGGGCTTCGAGGTCACATATCTCCCTGTTCAGAACAACGGTCTCATCCGAATGGAGGACCTGGAGGCCGCTATTCGACCCGAGACTGCCCTCGTCAGTATCATGACTGTCAACAACGAGATTGGTGTGATTCAGCCTATTGAGCAAATCGGCAAGCTGTGCCGATCGAAGaagatcttcttccataCTGACGCTGCCCAAGCTGTGGGCAAGATTCCCCTCGATGTCAACGCCATGAATATTGACTTGATGTCAATTTCTTCACATAAAATTTATGGTCCCAAGGGTATTGGTGCCTGTTATGTCCGAAGGCGACCTAGGGTCAGACTGGACCCTCTTATTACCGGCGGTGGTCAGGAACGAGGTCTCCGAAGTGGAACTCTTGCTCCCTCCCTCGTTGCCGGCTTTGGCGAGGCTTGTCGCATTgccaaggaggagatggCAGTAAGTACTCATAACTTTCTTAAACCTCTCTCTGTACATATGATGAGTTGCTCTACACATGCATGGCTTTCTGAATGGCCCGTGACAAGGCCGGCCGTGTTGATCGAAGCTTCTGTCTGA
- a CDS encoding hypothetical protein (At least one base has a quality score < 10) has product MSILKLPVEIVSLLVELLNVEDVFNLALSCKSLTYILYDRRMCRLALLKAPYSAEAQEAQSTKDFPRSFRKLAKRRMAVQAAEPWMVAIVAMADRFIYTNGHLCYTVNSNHLRVLSTLDKKSTSERIVDVPLLLKLAVRDYDPRRPHTFEPLYYAEGVLSCLATQVLEDSTTSNWLVIFELRESPTWVVVQRPCSRHPLFVRNDKNYLFWGSKSNAGLDGSYRWGIHCLNLQTRKWSDPQLILWDLDGESIGSDICFEIIDGQFYCVSNTFRTEADDGMRNNFYQVVRFPVDNAVHDKCEKPPMRNLWRLHDLEGAVDERWTSLQLAKDERTGNLFIVETRKEWFPGNAGSQRTCYKKALHFHKQEEAPQPEPSLPTPPDSTVDSLEDDEWSSEDHIEERSNETIHIGDGPSDAKAYTLQECFVRSYNPSCDAFIDLVSEAYSPDSMLQLRVQPKKREPSVNIWPRDQETCHYNSDLAQLQGVVNPIQPVQGIEWSMDERILVYSPTHMAYGQLRPIILMSFDPEYVLQRFPNYATQTQGVNGHLGASARSETSSGQKGILWSSNQDFDESASPEKNDPNASANFVRSRPSLYQTMSMGNGNAHGFDLSYPCPWR; this is encoded by the exons ATGAGCATTCTCAAACTACCTGTCGAGattgtttctcttcttgttgagttACTCAACGTTGAAGATGTGTTCAACTTGGCTCTATCCTGCAAATCTTTGACCTACATTCTCTACGATAGACGAATGTGTCGTCTTGCACTCTTG AAGGCACCGTATTCCGCAGAGGCTCAGGAGGCGCAGTCTACCAAGGACTTCCCAAGGTCATTCCGTAAGCTTGCTAAGCGGCGAATGGCTGTCCAGGCAGCGGAGCCATGGATGGTTGCTATAGTTGCCATGGCAGATCGTTTCATTTATACAAATGGACACTTGTGCTACACTGTTAATAGCAACCATCTCCGTGTCCTCAGCACACTCGACAAAAAGTCCACGTCTGAAAGGATAGTCGATGTTCCGCTACTCCTCAAGCTCGCAGTAAGAGATTACGATCCTCGAAGACCGCATACATTTGAACCCCTTTACTACGCTGAGGGCGTCTTATCATGTCTTGCCACTCAAGTTCTCGAAGACTCCACCACGAGCAATTGGCTTGTCATCTTCGAGCTCAGAGAATCTCCCACATGGGTTGTCGTACAAAGGCCGTGTTCAAGACACCCGCTATTTGTACGCAATGACAAGAATTACCTGTTCTGGGGTTCAAAATCAAATGCCGGACTAGACGGTAGCTACAGATGGGGTATTCATTGCCTCAATCTCCAGACTCGCAAGTGGTCAGATCCACAGCTGATTCTATGGGACCTCGACGGGGAAAGTATAGGGTCTGACATCTGCTTTGAAATAATCGATGGTCAATTTTACTGTGTTTCGAACACGTTCAGAACAGAAGCCGACGATGGAATGCGCAACAACTTCTACCAAGTTGTGAGGTTCCCTGTGGACAACGCGGTCCATGACAAATGCGAGAAGCCTCCGATGCGTAACCTCTGGCGTCTCCATGACTTAGAGGGCGCAGTTGACGAGCGTTGGACTTCATTACAGCTCGCTAAAGACGAGAGAACAGGCAATCTCTTCATTGTCGAGACTCGAAAGGAGTGGTTCCCGGGAAATGCAGGCAGCCAGAGGACGTGCTACAAAAAGGCGCTTCACTTTCacaaacaagaagaagccccTCAGCCAGAGCCTTCTCTGCCCACTCCGCCAGATTCGACCGTGGATAGCCTCGAAGACGATGAATGGAGTAGCGAGGATCATATTGAAGAACGATCGAATGAGACAATCCACATTGGTGACGGCCCATCTGATGCCAAAGCATACACCCTCCAAGAATGCTTTGTGCGTTCATACAACCCATCGTGCGATGCTTTCATCGACCTTGTTTCTGAGGCTTACAGCCCTGACTCGATGTTGCAGCTCAGAGTACAGCCCAAGAAACGAGAACCGTCAGTCAATATATGGCCACGAGACCAAGAAACATGCCACTACAATAGTGACTTGGCTCAGCTCCAAGGCGTTGTCAACCCCATCCAGCCTGTTCAAGGGATCGAATGGTCTATGGATGAGCGAATCTTGGTGTATTCACCAACTCATATGGCCTACGGACAATTGAGGCCCATCATCCTCATGTCGTTCGACCCAGAATATGTTCTTCAGCGCTTTCCGAATTATGCAACACAAACTCAAGGTGTAAATGGCCATCTCGGTGCCTCTGCCCGTTCGGAAACAAGTAGCGGACAGAAAGGCATACTATGGTCATCAAACCAGGATTTTGATGAGTCTGCCTCGCCAGAAAAGAATGATCCCAACGCATCTGCCAACTTTGTCAGATCACGCCCCTCGCTTTACCAGACGATGAGTATGGGAAACGGGAATGCACATGGTTTTGATCTCTCATACCCatgcccttggcgatga